In Gadus chalcogrammus isolate NIFS_2021 chromosome 1, NIFS_Gcha_1.0, whole genome shotgun sequence, one DNA window encodes the following:
- the krt8 gene encoding keratin, type II cytoskeletal 8 — MSKRVQTSYSVRSSSAPRNYSSASYSGPSMGSSRQSYSARSTFGGASRGMGGGGGGGGFISSSSAYGGMGLGSSMSGGGGGMGMGGGFGGGMGFGGGMGAPITAVTVNKSLLAPLNLAIDPNIQAVRTHEKEQIKGLNNRFASFIDKVRFLEQQNKMLETKWNLLQQQTTTRSNIDAMFEAYITNLRRQLDGLGNDKMKLEADLHNMQGLVEDFKNKYEDEINKRTECENDFVLIKKDVDEAYMNKVELEAKLESLTDEINFLRQIYEEELRELQSQIKDTSVIVEMDNSRTLDMDSIVAEVRAQYEDIANRSRAEAETWYKSKYEEMQTSATRYGDDLRSTKTEIADLNRMIQRLTAEIDGVKGQRGNLEAQIAEAEERGEMAVRDAKSRIKDLEDALQRAKQDMARQIREYQDLMNVKLALDIEIATYRKLLEGEEDRLTHGIKSINITQQSSSYGGGYDGGVKSSYQSGYSSGYGGGSSSGGGYSSGGGYSSGGGYGSGLGGGVSFSSGSSGGGGYGSGSYGSGGGASFTTQTKKNVVIKMIETKDGKVVSESSEIVED, encoded by the exons ATGTCCAAGAGAGTCCAGACCAGCTACTCCGTGCGGTCGAGCTCGGCTCCGCGGAACTACAGCAGCGCGTCGTACAGCGGCCCGAGCATGGGCAGCTCCCGCCAGAGCTACAGCGCACGGAGCACCTTCGGGGGGGCCAGCCGCGGcatggggggcggcggcggcggcggcggcttcaTCTCCAGCAGCTCTGCCTACGGAGGCATGGGGCTGGGCTCCAGCATGtcgggtggcggtggcggtatGGGCATGGGTGGCGGTTTCGGTGGAGGCATGGGTTTCGGTGGGGGCATGGGGGCCCCCATCACCGCGGTGACGGTGAACAAGAGCCTGCTGGCCCCTCTCAACCTGGCCATTGACCCCAACATCCAGGCGGTCCGCACCCACGAGAAGGAGCAGATCAAGGGCCTCAACAACCGCTTCGCCTCCTTCATCGACAAG gtGCGCTTCCTGGAGCAGCAGAACAAGATGCTGGAGACCAAGTggaacctgctgcagcagcagaccaCCACACGCTCCAACATCGACGCCATGTTCGAGGCCTACATCACCAACCTGCGCCGACAGCTCGACGGCCTGGGCAACGACAAGATGAAGCTGGAGGCGGACCTCCACAACATGCAGGGCCTGGTGGAGGACTTCAAGAACAA GTACGAGGATGAAATCAACAAGCGCACAGAATGTGAGAACGACTTTGTGCTCATCAAGAAG GACGTGGATGAGGCCTACATGAACAAGGTTGAGCTGGAGGCCAAGCTTGAGAGTCTGACCGACGAGATCAACTTCCTCAGGCAGATCTATGAAgag gagCTGCGTGAGCTCCAGAGCCAGATCAAGGACACGTCGGTCATCGTGGAGATGGACAACAGCCGCACCCTGGACATGGACTCCATCGTGGCGGAGGTGCGCGCCCAGTACGAGGACATCGCCAACCGCAGCCGCGCCGAGGCCGAGACCTGGTACAAGTCCAAG taCGAGGAGATGCAGACGTCGGCCACCCGGTACGGAGACGACCTGAGGTCCACCAAGACCGAGATCGCTGACCTCAACCGCATGATCCAGAGGCTGACGGCCGAGATCGACGGAGTCAAGGGACAG CGTGGAAACCTGGAGGCCCAGATCGCTGAGGCGGAGGAGCGCGGCGAGATGGCCGTACGCGACGCCAAGTCCCGCATCAAGGACCTGGAGGACGCCCTGCAGAGAGCCAAGCAGGACATGGCCCGCCAGATCCGCGAGTACCAGGACCTCATGAACGTCAAGCTGGCGCTGGACATCGAGATCGCCACCTACAGGAAGctgctggagggagaggaggacaggctgaCGCACGGCATCAAGTCCATCAACATCACCCAGCAGAGCT CGAGCTACGGCGGCGGCTACGATGGCGGCGTGAAGAGTAGCTACCAGAGCGGTTACTCCAGCGGCTACGGTggtggcagcagcagcggcggcggctacagcagcggcggcggttACAGCAGCGGTGGCGGCTACGGCAGCGGCCTGGGCGGCGGCGTTAGCTTCAGCTccggcagcagcggcggcggtggctACGGTAGCGGaagctacggcagcggcggcggcgccagCTTTACCACCCAGACCAAGAAGAACGTGGTGATCAAGATGATCGAGACCAAGGACGGCAAGGTGGTGTCCGAGTCCTCCGAGATCGTCGAGGATTGA